Proteins co-encoded in one Salvia splendens isolate huo1 chromosome 4, SspV2, whole genome shotgun sequence genomic window:
- the LOC121798500 gene encoding oxysterol-binding protein-related protein 1D-like, which translates to MNPLCCIAPVSVEKDPAVVKSQTLSQELVVDGNCCDESLSFNNNSNVILQPVSFNSRMSLSTNGGGDLLSEKCDESDEIKSVAGILYKWVNYGKGWRERWFVLEDGVLSYYKVHGPDKIAVGSVREKGARVIGQESWRYMRKGSSGNGNGNGSGTGTGNALGSGKQWKPFGEIHLKVSSVRASKSDDRRLSIFTGTKTLHLRCQSKEDRASWIEVLLAAKDKFPRLLTSNDLAPSEDFVITTEKLRSRLVEEGINETIIKDCESIMLDEFTEVQHQLKSLQLKHMLLLDTLRRLETEKIELEKTVVDETKGRDSFGGQGNRRFSDFYSVMSEGSASDSEADNESRYGVDIETDDDDGIFFDTNDFLFAESLRSASYRSRDNPIYIHSPWGEKDASFSGHLREAGTGVKGIEFPYVKRRASLPEPKEKEKPVGLWSIIKDNIGKDLSGVCLPVYFNEPLSSLQKCFEDLEYSYLVDEALKWGKQENDLMRILNVAAFAVSGYASTEGRQCKPFNPLLGETYEADYPDKGLRFFSEKVSHHPMVVACHCEGRGWKFWADSNLKGKFWGRSIQLDPVGVLTLQFEDGETFQWSKVTTSIYNIIIGKIYCDHYGTMRIKGSGTYSCKLKFKEQSIIDRNPHQVHGIVQDNRTGEKFAVLIGKWDEAMYYVMGDPSTKPKGYDPMTEAVLLWERDKSVTKTRYNLTPFAISLNELTPGLRDKLPPTDSRLRPDQRHLENGEYEVANAEKLRLEQLQRQARKLQERGWQPRWFGKDEDGCYRYMGGYWEAREKHEWDGIPDIFGQPCDLPAEEVACSSAFNL; encoded by the exons ATGAATCCTCTGTGCTGCATTGCGCCGGTGTCGGTCGAAAAGGATCCGGCTGTGGTGAAGTCCCAAACCCTAAGTCAGGAGCTCGTGGTTGATGGAAACTGCTGCGACGAGAGTTTAAGTTTCAACAACAACAGCAATGTGATTCTGCAGCCGGTGAGTTTCAACTCGAGGATGAGTTTGTCCACCAATGGCGGAGGCGATCTACTGTCTGAAAAGTGCGACGAAAGTGACGAGATCAAGAGTGTAGCTGGCATTTTGTATAAATGGGTGAATTACGGGAAGGGATGGAGGGAGAGGTGGTTCGTGTTGGAGGATGGGGTGCTCTCGTATTATAAGGTGCACGGGCCGGATAAGATTGCCGTGGGTTCGGTCCGGGAGAAGGGGGCGAGGGTGATTGGCCAGGAAAGTTGGAGATATATGAGGAAGGGTAGTAGTGGAAATGGGAATGGGAACGGGAGTGGAACCGGGACCGGAAATGCTCTTGGGTCGGGGAAGCAGTGGAAGCCATTTGGGGAGATACATTTGAAG GTCTCTTCTGTTCGTGCCAGCAAGTCAGACGACAGAAGACTTTCAATATTCACAGGAACAAAAACTCTTCACTTGCGTTGTCAATCCAAAGAGGACAGGGCTTCATGGATTGAGGTTCTTCTGGCTGCTAAAGATAAATTCCCCAGGCTATTGACAAGCAATGACTTGGCACCTTCTGAAGATTTTGTTATTACAACAGAGAAGTTAAGATCACGGCTAGTTGAGGAGGGCATTAATGAGACTATAATAAAGGATTGTGAGTCTATAATGCTGGATGAATTTACTGAGGTGCAGCATCAATTGAAGAGTCTTCAACTTAAGCACATGTTGCTGCTTGACACATTAAGAAGACTGGAG ACAGAGAAGATTGAACTGGAAAAAACTGTAGTCGATGAAACAAAGGGCAGAGACTCTTTCGGTGGACAAGGGAATAGAAGATTCAGCG ATTTCTATTCAGTTATGTCTGAGGGCAGTGCAAGTGACTCAGAGGCAGATAATGAGAGTCGATACGGAGTAGACATTGAAacagatgatgatgatggtatCTTTTTTGACACAAATGACTTTTTATTCGCTGAGTCTCTAAGAAGTGCTTCCTATCGTAGCAGAGATAATCCAATATACATTCACAGCCCCTGGGGTGAAAAAGATGCTTCCTTTTCTGGTCATTTAAGAGAAGCTGGTACTGGAGTAAAGGGAATTGAGTTTCCCTACGTCAAAAGAAGGGCTAGTTTACCAGAACCAAAGGAGAAAGAGAAGCCAGTTGGTCTATGGTCGATCATTAAGGATAACATTGGCAAGGATTTGTCCGGTGTTTGTCTTCCTGTGTACTTTAATGAGCCTCTGTCCTCACTGCAGAAatgctttgaagatttggagtACTCATATCTTGTTGACGAAGCACTGAAATGGGGGAAACAG GAAAATGATTTAATGAGAATTCTGAACGTAGCAGCTTTTGCAGTGTCTGGTTATGCATCAACAGAAGGCCGGCAATGCAAACCTTTCAATCCTCTCCTTGGGGAAACCTATGAAGCTGACTATCCGGATAAGGGTCTACGATTTTTTTCTGAAAAG GTTAGTCATCATCCAATGGTTGTTGCCTGTCATTGTGAGGGCAGAGGGTGGAAATTTTGGGCAGATTCTAACCTCAAAGGGAAGTTCTGGGGTCGTTCCATCCAGCTTGACCCTGTGGGAGTTCTTACCCTTCAGTTTGAAGATGGAGAGACATTTCAGTGGAGCAAGGTCACTACTTCTATATATAACATTATAATTGGTAAAATCTATTGTGATCACTACGGCACCATGCGCATAAAAGGCAGTGGTACTTACTCTTGCAAACTCAAATTCAAGGAACAGTCTATTATAGACCGGAACCCACATCAG GTTCATGGAATTGTGCAAGACAATAGGACTGGGGAGAAATTTGCGGTTTTAATAGGGAAGTGGGATGAAGCAATGTATTATGTGATGGGAGATCCAAGCACAAAACCAAAAGGATATGACCCTATGACTGAAGCTGTTTTGCTTTGGGAAAGAGATAAGTCTGTTACCAAGACAAGATATAATCTCACACCATTTGCGATATCCTTAAACGAATTGACACCTGGTTTGCGGGACAAGCTGCCACCAACAGACTCAAGACTGAGACCCGACCAGAGGCATTTGGAGAATGGAGAATATGAGGTGGCAAATGCTGAGAAGCTGAGGCTCGAACAGTTGCAGAGACAG GCAAGGAAGTTGCAGGAGAGAGGGTGGCAACCAAGATGGTTCGGGAAGGATGAAGATGGTTGTTACCGATACATGGGAGGATACTGGGAAGCTAGGGAGAAACACGAGTGGGACGGGATCCCTGATATATTTGGGCAGCCGTGTGATTTACCAGCCGAGGAGGTAGCTTGCTCCTCAGCCTTTAACTTATAA
- the LOC121800439 gene encoding D-cysteine desulfhydrase 2, mitochondrial-like isoform X1 translates to MGFQILPRNSVFSTVKNGSFPNTYQGVLKHYLVNDESVLKLFDRRWALSCPDAKINQIMTSSRKGHESMISETISYQNIIPPCLGEGMFGKKNDSSSFYVVRDDLLHPLVNGNKSRKLDALLPVLEDNAATDVVTCGGCQSAHAAAVAVSCSERGLKAHILLRGEEPETLTGYNLVSKLYGDVVYVPRSVYAKREEMLAKHAESIVGAGGSIMWPNDVMEASFKPYESRVHNFPRADPINCPEKPKKVAIINEGAGDAIALLGVMRLVKYLSQKHLFGKEQTMKIVVDAGTGTTAVGLALGALSLGLPWEVSAVMLADKIEGYKRKEQSLISEFLRGYTSSPHQVLAPSEGGNGGIVQWVDRRAPRKFGNILKGEVEECRRIAQETGVLVDPIYTLAAWDLATQLSQAELGVQDAKIVMLHTGGTLGMFGLAQRYKSCF, encoded by the exons ATGGGATTTCAAATATTGCCCAGAAATTCTGTATTTTCAACTGTAAAAAATGGGTCTTTTCCAAACACCTACCAG GGAGTATTGAAGCATTATCTGGTTAATGATGAATCGGTGTTAAAATTATTTGACAGAAGGTGGGCCTTGAGCTGCCCTGATGCCAAAATCAACCAGATAATGACTTCTAGCCGAAAGGGACATGAATCAATGATTTCTGAAACCATTTCCTATCAAAATATCATCCCACCATGCCTTGGCGAAGGCATGTTTGGAAAGAAGAACGATTCTTCATCATTCTATGTGGTGAGGGATGACTTGTTGCATCCTCTGGTAAATGGTAACAAATCAAGGAAATTAGACGCCCTGCTTCCCGTTCTTGAAGATAATGCTGCGACTGATGTG GTTACCTGTGGAGGCTGCCAAAGTGCACATGCTGCTGCAGTTG CCGTGTCTTGTTCAGAGAGAGGACTGAAGGCACACATACTTCTTCGAGGTGAAGAGCCTGAAACTCTAACTGGTTACAATCTTGTCTCTAAACTGTATGGCGATGTGGTTTATGTTCCAAGATCCGTATATGCAAAAAGAGAAGAAATGCTTGCAAAGCATGCGGAGTCGATTGTAGGCGCTGGTGGATCTATTATGTGGCCTAACGATGTTATGGAGGCTTCTTTCAAACCATATGAATCGAGGGTACACAACTTTCCACGAGCAGATCCTATTAACTGTCCCGAAAAACCTAAGAAAGTTGCTATTATAAATGAAGGGGCAGGAGATGCAATAGCCTTGCTAG GTGTTATGCGACTGGTAAAATACTTATCACAGAAACATTTGTTTGGCAAAGAGCAGACCATGAAAATCGTTGTAGATGCTGGCACCGGGACAACAGCTGTTGGTTTGGCTCTCGGGGCTCTATCTTTAGG GCTTCCTTGGGAGGTGAGTGCGGTGATGCTGGCTGACAAAATCGAGGGATACAAAAGAAAGGAGCAGAGTTTGATATCTGAATTTCTTAGAGGCTATACATCATCTCCTCATCAGGTGTTAGCTCCATCTGAAGGAGGAAATGGTGGAATCGTGCAATGGGTAGACCGCCGTGCTCCTAGAAA gttcggcaatatacTAAAAGGCGAAGTTGAGGAATGTCGAAGGATAGCACAAgagaccggtgtcctggtggacCCAATATACACTCTGGCTGCTTGGGATCTTGCAACTCAGCTCAGCCAGGCCGAATTGGGGGTACAAGATGCCAAAATCGTTATGCTGCACACTGGAGGGACACTGGGAATGTTTGGACTCGCGCAACGGTATAAGTCTTGCTTCTGA
- the LOC121800439 gene encoding D-cysteine desulfhydrase 2, mitochondrial-like isoform X2 — MGFQILPRNSVFSTVKNGSFPNTYQGVLKHYLVNDESVLKLFDRRWALSCPDAKINQIMTSSRKGHESMISETISYQNIIPPCLGEGMFGKKNDSSSFYVVRDDLLHPLVNGNKSRKLDALLPVLEDNAATDVVSLSVSCSERGLKAHILLRGEEPETLTGYNLVSKLYGDVVYVPRSVYAKREEMLAKHAESIVGAGGSIMWPNDVMEASFKPYESRVHNFPRADPINCPEKPKKVAIINEGAGDAIALLGVMRLVKYLSQKHLFGKEQTMKIVVDAGTGTTAVGLALGALSLGLPWEVSAVMLADKIEGYKRKEQSLISEFLRGYTSSPHQVLAPSEGGNGGIVQWVDRRAPRKFGNILKGEVEECRRIAQETGVLVDPIYTLAAWDLATQLSQAELGVQDAKIVMLHTGGTLGMFGLAQRYKSCF; from the exons ATGGGATTTCAAATATTGCCCAGAAATTCTGTATTTTCAACTGTAAAAAATGGGTCTTTTCCAAACACCTACCAG GGAGTATTGAAGCATTATCTGGTTAATGATGAATCGGTGTTAAAATTATTTGACAGAAGGTGGGCCTTGAGCTGCCCTGATGCCAAAATCAACCAGATAATGACTTCTAGCCGAAAGGGACATGAATCAATGATTTCTGAAACCATTTCCTATCAAAATATCATCCCACCATGCCTTGGCGAAGGCATGTTTGGAAAGAAGAACGATTCTTCATCATTCTATGTGGTGAGGGATGACTTGTTGCATCCTCTGGTAAATGGTAACAAATCAAGGAAATTAGACGCCCTGCTTCCCGTTCTTGAAGATAATGCTGCGACTGATGTGGTGAGCTTGT CCGTGTCTTGTTCAGAGAGAGGACTGAAGGCACACATACTTCTTCGAGGTGAAGAGCCTGAAACTCTAACTGGTTACAATCTTGTCTCTAAACTGTATGGCGATGTGGTTTATGTTCCAAGATCCGTATATGCAAAAAGAGAAGAAATGCTTGCAAAGCATGCGGAGTCGATTGTAGGCGCTGGTGGATCTATTATGTGGCCTAACGATGTTATGGAGGCTTCTTTCAAACCATATGAATCGAGGGTACACAACTTTCCACGAGCAGATCCTATTAACTGTCCCGAAAAACCTAAGAAAGTTGCTATTATAAATGAAGGGGCAGGAGATGCAATAGCCTTGCTAG GTGTTATGCGACTGGTAAAATACTTATCACAGAAACATTTGTTTGGCAAAGAGCAGACCATGAAAATCGTTGTAGATGCTGGCACCGGGACAACAGCTGTTGGTTTGGCTCTCGGGGCTCTATCTTTAGG GCTTCCTTGGGAGGTGAGTGCGGTGATGCTGGCTGACAAAATCGAGGGATACAAAAGAAAGGAGCAGAGTTTGATATCTGAATTTCTTAGAGGCTATACATCATCTCCTCATCAGGTGTTAGCTCCATCTGAAGGAGGAAATGGTGGAATCGTGCAATGGGTAGACCGCCGTGCTCCTAGAAA gttcggcaatatacTAAAAGGCGAAGTTGAGGAATGTCGAAGGATAGCACAAgagaccggtgtcctggtggacCCAATATACACTCTGGCTGCTTGGGATCTTGCAACTCAGCTCAGCCAGGCCGAATTGGGGGTACAAGATGCCAAAATCGTTATGCTGCACACTGGAGGGACACTGGGAATGTTTGGACTCGCGCAACGGTATAAGTCTTGCTTCTGA
- the LOC121800439 gene encoding D-cysteine desulfhydrase 2, mitochondrial-like isoform X4 has translation MGFQILPRNSVFSTVKNGSFPNTYQGVLKHYLVNDESVLKLFDRRWALSCPDAKINQIMTSSRKGHESMISETISYQNIIPPCLGEGMFGKKNDSSSFYVVRDDLLHPLVNGNKSRKLDALLPVLEDNAATDVVTCGGCQSAHAAAVAVSCSERGLKAHILLRGEEPETLTGYNLVSKLYGDVVYVPRSVYAKREEMLAKHAESIVGAGGSIMWPNDVMEASFKPYESRVHNFPRADPINCPEKPKKVAIINEGAGDAIALLGVMRLVKYLSQKHLFGKEQTMKIVVDAGTGTTAVGLALGALSLGLPWEVSAVMLADKIEGYKRKEQSLISEFLRGYTSSPHQVLAPSEGGNGGIVQWVRQYTKRRS, from the exons ATGGGATTTCAAATATTGCCCAGAAATTCTGTATTTTCAACTGTAAAAAATGGGTCTTTTCCAAACACCTACCAG GGAGTATTGAAGCATTATCTGGTTAATGATGAATCGGTGTTAAAATTATTTGACAGAAGGTGGGCCTTGAGCTGCCCTGATGCCAAAATCAACCAGATAATGACTTCTAGCCGAAAGGGACATGAATCAATGATTTCTGAAACCATTTCCTATCAAAATATCATCCCACCATGCCTTGGCGAAGGCATGTTTGGAAAGAAGAACGATTCTTCATCATTCTATGTGGTGAGGGATGACTTGTTGCATCCTCTGGTAAATGGTAACAAATCAAGGAAATTAGACGCCCTGCTTCCCGTTCTTGAAGATAATGCTGCGACTGATGTG GTTACCTGTGGAGGCTGCCAAAGTGCACATGCTGCTGCAGTTG CCGTGTCTTGTTCAGAGAGAGGACTGAAGGCACACATACTTCTTCGAGGTGAAGAGCCTGAAACTCTAACTGGTTACAATCTTGTCTCTAAACTGTATGGCGATGTGGTTTATGTTCCAAGATCCGTATATGCAAAAAGAGAAGAAATGCTTGCAAAGCATGCGGAGTCGATTGTAGGCGCTGGTGGATCTATTATGTGGCCTAACGATGTTATGGAGGCTTCTTTCAAACCATATGAATCGAGGGTACACAACTTTCCACGAGCAGATCCTATTAACTGTCCCGAAAAACCTAAGAAAGTTGCTATTATAAATGAAGGGGCAGGAGATGCAATAGCCTTGCTAG GTGTTATGCGACTGGTAAAATACTTATCACAGAAACATTTGTTTGGCAAAGAGCAGACCATGAAAATCGTTGTAGATGCTGGCACCGGGACAACAGCTGTTGGTTTGGCTCTCGGGGCTCTATCTTTAGG GCTTCCTTGGGAGGTGAGTGCGGTGATGCTGGCTGACAAAATCGAGGGATACAAAAGAAAGGAGCAGAGTTTGATATCTGAATTTCTTAGAGGCTATACATCATCTCCTCATCAGGTGTTAGCTCCATCTGAAGGAGGAAATGGTGGAATCGTGCAATGG gttcggcaatatacTAAAAGGCGAAGTTGA
- the LOC121800439 gene encoding D-cysteine desulfhydrase 2, mitochondrial-like isoform X3: MGFQILPRNSVFSTVKNGSFPNTYQGVLKHYLVNDESVLKLFDRRWALSCPDAKINQIMTSSRKGHESMISETISYQNIIPPCLGEGMFGKKNDSSSFYVVRDDLLHPLVNGNKSRKLDALLPVLEDNAATDVVTCGGCQSAHAAAVAVSCSERGLKAHILLRGEEPETLTGYNLVSKLYGDVVYVPRSVYAKREEMLAKHAESIVGAGGSIMWPNDVMEASFKPYESRVHNFPRADPINCPEKPKKVAIINEGAGDAIALLGVMRLVKYLSQKHLFGKEQTMKIVVDAGTGTTAVGLALGALSLGLPWEVSAVMLADKIEGYKRKEQSLISEFLRGYTSSPHQVLAPSEGGNGGIVQWVDRRAPRKRS, from the exons ATGGGATTTCAAATATTGCCCAGAAATTCTGTATTTTCAACTGTAAAAAATGGGTCTTTTCCAAACACCTACCAG GGAGTATTGAAGCATTATCTGGTTAATGATGAATCGGTGTTAAAATTATTTGACAGAAGGTGGGCCTTGAGCTGCCCTGATGCCAAAATCAACCAGATAATGACTTCTAGCCGAAAGGGACATGAATCAATGATTTCTGAAACCATTTCCTATCAAAATATCATCCCACCATGCCTTGGCGAAGGCATGTTTGGAAAGAAGAACGATTCTTCATCATTCTATGTGGTGAGGGATGACTTGTTGCATCCTCTGGTAAATGGTAACAAATCAAGGAAATTAGACGCCCTGCTTCCCGTTCTTGAAGATAATGCTGCGACTGATGTG GTTACCTGTGGAGGCTGCCAAAGTGCACATGCTGCTGCAGTTG CCGTGTCTTGTTCAGAGAGAGGACTGAAGGCACACATACTTCTTCGAGGTGAAGAGCCTGAAACTCTAACTGGTTACAATCTTGTCTCTAAACTGTATGGCGATGTGGTTTATGTTCCAAGATCCGTATATGCAAAAAGAGAAGAAATGCTTGCAAAGCATGCGGAGTCGATTGTAGGCGCTGGTGGATCTATTATGTGGCCTAACGATGTTATGGAGGCTTCTTTCAAACCATATGAATCGAGGGTACACAACTTTCCACGAGCAGATCCTATTAACTGTCCCGAAAAACCTAAGAAAGTTGCTATTATAAATGAAGGGGCAGGAGATGCAATAGCCTTGCTAG GTGTTATGCGACTGGTAAAATACTTATCACAGAAACATTTGTTTGGCAAAGAGCAGACCATGAAAATCGTTGTAGATGCTGGCACCGGGACAACAGCTGTTGGTTTGGCTCTCGGGGCTCTATCTTTAGG GCTTCCTTGGGAGGTGAGTGCGGTGATGCTGGCTGACAAAATCGAGGGATACAAAAGAAAGGAGCAGAGTTTGATATCTGAATTTCTTAGAGGCTATACATCATCTCCTCATCAGGTGTTAGCTCCATCTGAAGGAGGAAATGGTGGAATCGTGCAATGGGTAGACCGCCGTGCTCCTAGAAA GCGAAGTTGA